One region of Termitidicoccus mucosus genomic DNA includes:
- a CDS encoding DDE-type integrase/transposase/recombinase, whose translation MLGLAPKRPDQAWVTDATCVLTAQGWLYMVALLDLHTRRIVGWAMDQMLDAS comes from the coding sequence ATGCTTGGCCTCGCACCCAAGCGCCCAGACCAGGCATGGGTGACCGACGCAACCTGCGTTCTTACCGCGCAGGGCTGGTTGTATATGGTGGCACTGCTCGACCTTCATACCCGCCGCATCGTTGGCTGGGCCATGGATCAGATGCTGGACGCATCATGA
- a CDS encoding beta strand repeat-containing protein — protein sequence MTYTEQITLRLFRNLSRSLAMLFIPLAFAALTGPFVAADYYIPNGAVNFENNAPNTYILESGFTVTGTSSAITLTGSYPMVTFVSHANSTVRGDKTGVELTYGGTVANAGTITGVGDYGIYSPDLPMTSMNVTTLNTGVIEGGKTGVYLGSGGVVNNFGLITGTSNGILFSNGGTVVNYGTIQGQYGFNLDADINGYNSSMSLINNANSSILGSYFGVHLNRSGTVVNYGLISGFYAGIQTYGAFVTNSGTIIGVRSGIRAYNYSNSLSSLNNNLTTSYIGGGDIGVYTNGGTVSNSGTIIGTGSYGIYGYDNYALSDATIINMGANSYIGGGDVGVYFEDLGSVDNQGLITGGTTGILLSSGGTVSNFGTITGTDGYGVHVVAGAASVTNNTWGTINGGVYAGGTTTVVNNGLITGALGVYLSKNSTLTGSGRIDASGTALALGGGASFTVGSSNEYKGGKVGISLENTATLTNSGTIIGTDVTGVETKTGSVLVTNNAGGLIQGGSSAVSLAAGGTVINPGTLRGTSGLSVGIYSNTAASFISNVGSGVIQGSMSGVYLNKGGTVSNSGTIKATDGYGVYVNGGGGQCHQQRWWHDRWRRLCGWHHNGRQQRPDHRRIGCVFEQKFHTDGQWQY from the coding sequence ATGACATATACAGAACAAATCACGCTCAGGCTGTTTCGAAATCTCTCGCGCTCTCTGGCCATGCTTTTTATACCCCTAGCATTCGCAGCCCTCACTGGACCATTTGTCGCGGCAGATTACTATATTCCGAACGGAGCCGTAAACTTTGAAAATAACGCTCCGAACACGTATATCCTCGAAAGCGGATTCACTGTTACTGGAACGTCAAGTGCCATAACGTTAACGGGGTCTTATCCCATGGTGACGTTCGTTTCCCATGCCAACAGCACTGTTCGGGGTGACAAGACTGGTGTGGAGCTTACCTATGGTGGCACGGTGGCCAACGCTGGCACGATCACCGGCGTGGGGGACTATGGCATTTATTCCCCCGATTTACCCATGACCAGTATGAATGTCACCACTCTGAATACTGGCGTTATAGAGGGAGGCAAAACCGGTGTGTATTTAGGATCCGGCGGTGTGGTGAACAACTTTGGACTCATCACCGGGACGTCGAACGGCATCCTTTTTAGCAACGGCGGTACGGTGGTCAACTATGGCACGATTCAGGGTCAGTATGGCTTCAACCTCGATGCCGATATAAACGGGTATAATTCGTCGATGTCTCTAATTAATAACGCCAACAGTTCTATATTGGGATCTTATTTCGGTGTGCATTTAAACCGCAGCGGCACGGTGGTCAACTACGGGCTCATCAGTGGATTCTATGCGGGTATACAGACCTATGGAGCCTTCGTGACCAACAGCGGCACGATCATTGGCGTGCGATCTGGCATTCGTGCTTACAACTATTCGAACAGTCTATCTTCTCTCAACAATAATTTGACTACCAGCTATATAGGGGGAGGAGATATTGGTGTGTATACAAATGGAGGCACAGTGAGCAATTCGGGTACGATCATAGGCACGGGGAGCTATGGCATCTATGGCTACGACAACTATGCCCTTAGCGATGCGACTATCATCAATATGGGCGCCAACAGCTATATAGGGGGAGGTGATGTCGGTGTGTATTTTGAGGATTTAGGCTCGGTGGACAACCAAGGGCTCATCACCGGAGGTACGACAGGCATTCTGCTTAGCAGCGGCGGCACAGTAAGTAACTTCGGTACGATCACAGGGACGGACGGATACGGAGTGCACGTTGTAGCGGGTGCGGCCAGTGTCACTAACAATACATGGGGCACGATCAATGGCGGCGTCTATGCGGGAGGCACCACAACGGTCGTCAACAACGGCCTGATCACCGGCGCATTGGGTGTGTATCTGAGCAAGAATTCCACACTGACGGGCAGTGGCCGTATTGACGCGAGCGGTACCGCGCTGGCGCTCGGCGGCGGCGCGTCGTTCACTGTGGGTTCCTCCAATGAATACAAAGGCGGCAAGGTTGGCATCTCCCTTGAAAATACCGCTACGCTCACCAATTCTGGCACAATTATCGGCACGGATGTCACCGGAGTGGAAACCAAAACCGGCTCAGTGCTCGTCACCAACAATGCCGGCGGCCTGATTCAGGGCGGCAGCTCTGCTGTGTCCCTTGCCGCAGGCGGGACGGTGATCAACCCCGGTACGCTCAGAGGTACGAGTGGGCTTAGTGTCGGCATTTATTCGAATACTGCAGCCTCGTTTATCAGCAATGTCGGCAGTGGTGTGATCCAAGGCAGCATGTCTGGCGTGTATCTTAACAAAGGCGGCACGGTAAGTAACTCCGGTACGATCAAAGCGACGGACGGATACGGAGTGTACGTTAACGGGGGGGGCGGCCAGTGTCACCAACAACGTTGGTGGCACGATCGATGGCGGCGTCTATGCGGGTGGCACCACAACGGTCGTCAACAACGGCCTGATCACCGGCGCATTGGGTGTGTATTTGAGCAGAAGTTCCACACTGACGGGCAATGGCAGTATTAA
- a CDS encoding pertactin-like passenger domain-containing protein has product MSRSSTLTGNGSINASGTGLALGSGASFTVGSSNEYKGGKVGISLENTATLTNSGTIIGTDVTGVETKSGSVLVTNNAGGLIQGGSSAVSLAAGGTVINSGTMTGTSVLGVGIYSNGSARISNEAGALIQGNHSGVAFAVGGTVSNSGTIKGTDGYGVLVNAGLASVTNNAGGLIQGPWAVFLLGGGTVTNSGTILGINYDGVRMEASGLVINSGLIETSGDNAVELVSGGTVSNAGRIQSTLGRSIYTSNAATVISNTTTGLIQSDSVSVHLASGGTLYNSGTIIGTGTSTSRGIYSGDAATFISNTTTGLIVGATSGVHLASGGTLYNSGTIRSSMNTVWIQGTPGLVVNSGFIESLKDAAMQIESGGTVKNTGTIQGNLGISVKNTGLYIENAGGALITTATHATLQLDASSTVFNAGRIESGFTAGILALNQAVITNTTTGLIQGGSTGVHFSSGGTLVNSGTILGSTSKAGSVGVRSNGLTTITNRGYIEGHSQGVYFNAGAAGSTLVNSGTIRALMGSIGVVSETSVLVSNTAGGLIEGSDIAVSLLNGGTVANSGRIIGGTTGVQLGNGGVITNSGTITGTTGYGVRVIEGLASITNNVGGLINGGIYAGGTTTVLNNGLLTGTLGIYLSKGSTLAGSGSINASGTALALGNGVSFTVGSSNEYKGGKVGSSFENTGTLTNSGKIIGTDNFGVEAKTGSVLVTNNAAALIQGGTYGVSLAYGGTVINSGTIIGTGVESYGIHSATTAAVITNAGLIHGSHDGIKIMSGGVVNNTGRIIGLNASGVYANDVALITNTGGLISGSSVGVYLYAGGTLSNTGTVSGKGDYGVRTGIGVGKIINSADGVIDGGIYAYGITSVTNDGRVIGARGIELGASSTLTGTGSVDVTGTALKLASGLKHTNAPGALLRGGQAGVSFVGAGTLTNSGTIIGTNGTGVEAKIGSVLVSNTSTGFIQGGTYGVYLAVSSTVTNAGRITGSTTAVQLYQGGEIINGIGGLIQSDTTGIWISGGTVRNSGTISGMQGYGIHSLGNFALINSVEGVIRSVGGYGMNLGAGGTVTNAGTITSAGNNAIFAPVSAFVSNTTTGLIQGGYAGVGLSMGGTIKNSGTISGANDYAVYVEGGMAEVDNNEDGVIEGGIYAGGTTTVINDGRVIGARGILLGASSSLTGTGSIDVAGSALTLASGLSHTNVSGVFLRGGQAGVSFAGAGTLTNSGTVIGTTNTGVQANTGSVLVANTTTGQIQGGHAGVMIAAGGTVSNSGTIIGTNGYGISATNAVASVSNTTGALIKGSTYGVSLASGGTVLNSGTILGSTSNAGSIGVLTNALSAITNSGYIEGYSRGVYFNAGAAGSTLVNSGIIRAIMGSDGVVSEASVLVSNTAGGLINGSDIGVRLQGGGTVSNAGSITGGTTGIQLGQGGVIANTGTIIGTNGYGVSATNAIAYVSNTTGALIRGGTVGVSLASGGTVLNSGTIQGSTGNAGSIGVLTNALSAITNSGHINGSDVAVRLQGGGTVSNAGFITGGTTGIQFGQGGVIANTGTIIGTNGYGISATNAVTYVSNTTGALIEGGTVGVSLASGGTVLNSGTILGSTSKAGSVGVHSNGLATIANRGYIEGYSRGVYFNAGAAGSTLVNSGTIRALMGSDGVVSEANVLVSNTAGGLINGSDIAVRLQGGGTVSNAGFITGGTTGIQLGQGGVIANIGTIIGTNGYGISATNAVTYVSNTTGALIKGGQAGVYLTSGGTVTNAGTITGIGTDGIRMDRTGLVVNSGLVEGSGDDAVQLSYGGTVQNTGTLRGEYGVYASDGSILIKNDVGALVTATYNAILLSAGGTVVNAGIIQSADDMAFNASGGAVVVTNTTGGVIRGPGYAVWIGSNSANEVNLWNSSTLAGNLLVAGTASRFTLNGDFSGTQRYANAVTGSTEFSGTLIKTGTGVWAIDSNPGAGMKQAATLVQAGTLQVEWAGHQLNNAAVNIAAAATLQVSASVGTGTTTLVNPLTGAGLLDLIGTAGASNPKVTFALAPAMGSAFTGTVAVRGVSQTTVFDLATSETALTNALLKLNTNSKTSLDANRTVGGLDLAGGTLLTKSNTSAADLAPYVLTTGTLMSTGNGSTIGVDTDVLSGITLPLPPVAGLNANVFDVDVTPLDTLHSGTIVHSATSTIANGVTYAMVDSSGSALPSGTSTISFGQNGLDPVGVNTYGYNALHQRNTDGSGNIVLNYGLISIASIHATEQIILDPTGSLDKTLGAKLTGTGAGFTFTGTETITLAHSGNNYTGSTLVRSSAWIKAAVNNVIASSTKVTLADVGTGFDLGGYDQTLQNLSGAGSIRLGGKTLTVANTGTGLTLSGAITDNGLSGGIVLTAGSEWTLTGKNTYTGQTAIGSGAKLQLGTGGTSGMIADASAVANSGTLVINRSDDLIYGGAVTGSGVLVQRGTGKTTLTGANQIGGGLFIENGTLEIGQNDSRGWQSETIAPNVRVDATAALIFNRSGMVTYTGVISGAGEVRTIGSGVLALTRAQTYTGDTRVTGGTLRLAIANAIQSSAKVHLTNGTLDLNSNPQRIQNLVSDNGVVRYSTASGTATAYTTLMINGNLEGTSTHLMNVDLVGSLSDKLMVLGQVSGTHFVHFTPTTDPTLLNDPQRTYSLAVGKLGDGSTAVVESDGIESGMRTYQLYKGDGGLILTDENNYYLSGGSALSRAADAILLTAGVMGTDWHYSLDNVHKRIGEIRGSFDDSGAVWVRMNNYRLNAGAGLGGSSFEQDSFGLTAGCDKEVFTDGKNQIIAGGYLGINQSARTFDEYGDGSTGTLGLGFYGLWLYDNSWFADATLSFGRMSNDLNARGVDGHVSRGTYSQRTQSISIEVGRRFAKGIYWVEPSMQAALAWINGTQYTVSNGVVRDMRVDVGNSEAWQYRWQLRIGAVYGNWQPYMKLGSVKSDTRGGEVTAEDRTYEPWFDGWRFETGAGVNYLIEGRGQLYLDYEYNHATRYERPWSLTLGYRHFW; this is encoded by the coding sequence TTGAGCAGAAGTTCCACACTGACGGGCAATGGCAGTATTAACGCCAGCGGCACCGGGCTGGCGCTCGGCAGCGGCGCGTCGTTCACTGTGGGCTCCTCCAACGAATACAAAGGCGGCAAGGTTGGTATCTCCCTTGAAAATACCGCTACGCTCACCAACTCTGGCACAATTATCGGCACGGATGTCACCGGAGTGGAAACCAAATCCGGCTCAGTGCTCGTCACCAACAATGCCGGTGGCCTGATTCAGGGCGGCAGCTCTGCTGTGTCCCTTGCCGCAGGCGGGACGGTGATCAATTCCGGCACGATGACTGGCACGAGCGTGCTCGGTGTCGGCATTTATTCGAATGGCTCCGCCAGAATCAGCAATGAAGCTGGCGCGCTGATCCAAGGTAATCATAGTGGCGTGGCTTTTGCGGTGGGTGGGACGGTAAGCAACTCCGGTACGATCAAAGGGACGGACGGATACGGAGTGCTCGTTAACGCGGGTTTGGCCAGTGTTACCAACAATGCCGGTGGCCTGATCCAAGGCCCTTGGGCCGTGTTTCTTCTCGGTGGCGGCACGGTGACGAATTCGGGCACGATTCTCGGCATAAACTACGACGGCGTCCGCATGGAGGCATCGGGCTTGGTAATTAACAGCGGTCTCATTGAAACATCGGGTGACAATGCGGTGGAACTTGTTTCCGGAGGCACGGTGTCAAACGCCGGCAGGATTCAAAGCACACTTGGCAGAAGCATCTATACCTCCAATGCTGCCACAGTTATTAGCAACACCACCACCGGTCTGATCCAAAGCGATAGTGTTAGCGTGCATCTTGCCTCCGGCGGCACTCTCTATAACTCCGGCACGATTATTGGCACGGGCACAAGCACCAGCCGGGGGATTTATTCCGGCGATGCTGCCACGTTCATCAGCAACACCACCACAGGGCTGATCGTAGGAGCTACGTCTGGCGTGCATCTTGCCTCTGGCGGCACTCTCTACAACTCCGGCACGATCCGCAGCTCAATGAACACTGTATGGATACAAGGCACTCCGGGCTTGGTTGTTAATAGCGGATTTATTGAAAGTTTGAAGGATGCTGCAATGCAGATTGAATCTGGCGGCACAGTGAAGAACACCGGGACGATTCAGGGGAATTTAGGGATTTCCGTCAAAAATACGGGGCTTTATATCGAGAATGCCGGGGGCGCGCTTATTACAACGGCGACACACGCCACGTTGCAATTGGACGCCAGCAGCACGGTATTCAATGCTGGAAGAATCGAGAGTGGCTTCACGGCGGGTATTCTGGCCCTCAATCAAGCCGTGATTACCAATACCACTACAGGACTGATTCAGGGCGGCAGCACCGGCGTGCATTTTTCCAGCGGTGGCACGCTCGTCAACTCCGGCACAATTCTCGGCAGCACCAGCAAGGCTGGCAGTGTCGGCGTGCGCTCCAATGGGCTGACAACCATTACCAACAGAGGTTATATTGAGGGCCACTCGCAAGGCGTCTATTTCAATGCAGGCGCAGCGGGCAGCACGCTGGTCAATAGCGGCACTATCCGCGCGTTGATGGGCAGCATCGGCGTGGTTTCGGAGACGAGTGTGCTTGTGAGCAACACCGCGGGAGGCCTCATCGAAGGATCCGATATCGCCGTCTCGCTGCTAAACGGCGGCACGGTTGCCAATAGCGGACGCATCATCGGCGGCACGACTGGTGTCCAGCTCGGCAATGGCGGCGTAATTACCAACTCCGGTACGATCACTGGTACAACCGGATACGGTGTGCGCGTCATCGAGGGGTTGGCCAGTATCACCAACAACGTTGGCGGCTTGATTAATGGCGGCATTTATGCGGGTGGCACCACAACGGTGCTCAACAACGGCCTGCTTACCGGTACCTTGGGTATCTACCTGAGCAAGGGTTCCACATTGGCTGGCAGCGGCAGTATTAACGCCAGCGGCACCGCGCTGGCACTCGGCAACGGAGTGTCGTTCACAGTCGGCTCCTCCAACGAATACAAAGGCGGCAAGGTTGGCAGTTCTTTTGAAAACACCGGCACGCTCACCAACTCGGGCAAAATCATCGGCACGGATAATTTCGGGGTGGAAGCCAAAACTGGCTCTGTACTCGTCACCAACAATGCCGCTGCCCTGATCCAAGGCGGCACTTACGGCGTGAGTCTTGCCTACGGTGGCACGGTGATCAATTCCGGCACGATTATTGGCACGGGCGTTGAATCCTATGGTATTCACTCTGCCACTACTGCCGCAGTTATCACCAACGCTGGTCTGATCCATGGATCGCATGATGGTATAAAAATTATGTCTGGCGGCGTGGTGAACAACACCGGAAGGATCATTGGGTTGAATGCCTCCGGTGTGTATGCCAACGATGTCGCGCTCATCACTAACACCGGCGGTTTGATTTCCGGAAGCAGTGTGGGCGTGTATTTATATGCCGGCGGCACGCTGAGTAACACCGGCACAGTAAGCGGTAAAGGCGATTATGGTGTGCGCACCGGCATAGGTGTGGGGAAAATCATCAACAGTGCGGATGGCGTGATTGATGGAGGTATTTACGCGTACGGTATCACGTCTGTGACAAACGATGGTCGAGTCATCGGCGCGCGTGGTATCGAGCTTGGCGCCAGTTCCACGCTTACCGGCACAGGCTCGGTCGATGTCACAGGCACCGCTCTGAAGCTAGCCAGTGGCTTGAAGCACACCAATGCGCCCGGGGCGCTCCTGCGCGGAGGTCAAGCGGGTGTGTCTTTTGTGGGCGCTGGTACGCTCACCAACTCTGGCACGATCATCGGTACAAATGGCACCGGGGTGGAGGCCAAAATCGGCTCTGTGCTCGTCTCCAACACCAGCACCGGCTTTATCCAAGGCGGTACTTACGGCGTGTATCTAGCTGTTAGTAGCACGGTCACCAACGCCGGACGGATCACTGGCAGCACGACCGCCGTCCAGCTCTATCAAGGTGGCGAAATCATCAATGGCATCGGCGGTCTCATTCAAAGTGATACGACCGGCATCTGGATTAGTGGTGGTACGGTAAGAAATTCTGGCACGATCAGCGGAATGCAGGGATACGGTATCCATTCACTCGGAAATTTCGCACTCATCAACAGCGTAGAAGGCGTGATTCGGAGTGTCGGTGGTTACGGTATGAATCTTGGTGCTGGTGGAACGGTCACGAACGCTGGCACGATTACCAGCGCAGGTAATAATGCTATATTTGCCCCTGTTTCCGCTTTCGTTAGCAACACCACGACAGGTCTCATCCAGGGAGGCTATGCTGGTGTGGGATTATCCATGGGCGGCACGATAAAAAACTCCGGAACGATCAGTGGCGCGAATGACTATGCTGTGTATGTCGAAGGTGGCATGGCTGAAGTCGACAATAACGAAGACGGCGTGATCGAGGGTGGTATTTATGCGGGTGGCACCACGACGGTGATAAACGATGGCAGAGTCATCGGCGCGCGAGGCATCTTGCTTGGTGCCAGTTCCTCGCTTACCGGCACGGGTTCGATTGATGTCGCAGGCTCTGCCTTGACTCTAGCCAGTGGGTTGAGCCACACCAACGTGTCCGGGGTGTTCCTGCGCGGAGGTCAAGCGGGTGTGTCTTTTGCGGGCGCTGGTACGCTCACCAACTCTGGCACGGTCATCGGTACGACCAACACCGGAGTGCAGGCCAATACAGGCTCGGTGCTCGTAGCCAATACCACCACCGGCCAGATCCAAGGCGGTCATGCCGGTGTGATGATCGCCGCTGGCGGCACGGTATCGAATTCCGGTACGATCATCGGCACAAATGGCTATGGTATTTCCGCCACGAATGCGGTTGCCTCCGTATCCAATACGACCGGAGCTTTGATCAAGGGCAGTACTTACGGCGTATCTCTTGCGTCCGGCGGCACGGTGCTCAACTCCGGCACGATTCTGGGCAGCACCAGCAATGCCGGCAGTATCGGAGTGCTCACCAACGCGCTCTCCGCGATCACTAATAGCGGCTATATCGAAGGCTACTCGCGAGGCGTCTATTTCAATGCGGGCGCAGCAGGCAGCACGCTGGTCAATAGCGGCATCATTCGCGCGATTATGGGCAGTGACGGTGTGGTTTCGGAGGCGAGTGTGCTTGTGAGCAACACTGCGGGAGGCCTCATCAATGGTTCCGATATCGGCGTCAGGCTGCAAGGCGGCGGCACGGTCAGCAACGCCGGATCCATCACCGGAGGCACGACGGGCATCCAGCTCGGCCAGGGTGGCGTAATTGCCAACACCGGCACGATCATCGGCACAAACGGCTATGGTGTTTCCGCTACGAATGCGATTGCCTATGTATCCAATACGACCGGAGCTTTGATCAGGGGCGGTACAGTCGGCGTGTCTCTAGCGTCCGGCGGCACGGTGCTCAACTCCGGCACGATTCAGGGCAGCACCGGCAATGCCGGCAGTATTGGGGTGCTCACCAACGCGCTCTCCGCGATCACTAATAGCGGCCATATCAATGGATCTGATGTCGCCGTGAGGCTGCAAGGCGGTGGCACGGTCAGCAACGCCGGATTCATCACCGGAGGAACGACGGGCATCCAGTTCGGTCAGGGTGGCGTAATTGCCAACACCGGCACGATCATCGGCACAAACGGCTATGGTATTTCCGCTACGAATGCGGTTACCTATGTATCCAATACGACCGGAGCTTTGATCGAGGGCGGCACAGTCGGCGTATCTCTTGCTTCCGGCGGCACGGTGCTCAACTCAGGCACAATTCTCGGCAGCACCAGCAAGGCTGGCAGTGTCGGCGTGCACTCCAATGGGCTGGCAACCATTGCTAACAGAGGTTATATCGAAGGCTACTCGCGAGGCGTCTATTTCAATGCAGGCGCGGCGGGCAGCACGCTGGTCAATAGCGGCACCATCCGCGCGTTGATGGGCAGCGACGGCGTGGTTTCGGAGGCGAATGTGCTTGTGAGCAACACTGCGGGCGGCCTCATCAATGGATCTGATATCGCCGTGAGGCTGCAAGGCGGCGGCACGGTCAGCAACGCCGGATTCATCACCGGAGGAACGACAGGTATCCAGCTCGGTCAGGGTGGCGTAATTGCCAACATCGGTACGATCATCGGCACAAACGGCTATGGTATTTCCGCCACGAATGCGGTTACCTACGTATCCAATACGACCGGAGCTTTGATCAAGGGTGGTCAAGCCGGCGTGTATCTTACCTCCGGCGGCACGGTTACAAATGCGGGTACAATAACTGGCATAGGCACCGATGGCATAAGGATGGACCGCACGGGTTTGGTGGTCAACAGTGGGCTGGTTGAGGGATCTGGTGACGATGCGGTGCAGCTTAGTTACGGTGGTACAGTGCAAAACACCGGAACTCTCAGGGGAGAGTATGGAGTTTACGCCTCCGATGGGTCTATTTTGATCAAGAATGATGTCGGCGCGCTTGTGACTGCGACATACAATGCGATACTTTTATCCGCTGGCGGCACAGTGGTTAACGCGGGCATAATTCAAAGCGCGGACGATATGGCTTTCAATGCCAGCGGTGGGGCTGTGGTTGTTACTAACACCACCGGTGGCGTGATCAGAGGCCCTGGCTACGCCGTGTGGATTGGCAGCAACTCGGCGAACGAAGTGAATCTGTGGAACAGCAGCACGCTTGCGGGTAACCTCCTTGTCGCGGGCACAGCCTCGCGATTCACGCTCAACGGAGACTTTAGCGGTACGCAACGCTATGCGAACGCGGTCACCGGATCGACCGAATTCAGCGGCACGCTCATCAAGACAGGAACGGGCGTATGGGCGATCGACAGCAATCCTGGCGCAGGCATGAAGCAAGCTGCGACGCTGGTGCAGGCGGGTACGCTCCAGGTCGAATGGGCTGGACATCAGCTTAACAACGCAGCCGTGAATATAGCCGCTGCGGCGACGCTGCAAGTGAGTGCGTCCGTGGGCACGGGCACGACGACGTTGGTCAATCCGCTCACCGGAGCCGGACTGCTCGACCTGATCGGCACCGCGGGTGCTTCCAATCCCAAAGTCACCTTTGCGCTCGCCCCTGCGATGGGCTCGGCCTTCACCGGTACGGTTGCGGTCAGAGGTGTGTCGCAAACGACGGTCTTTGACCTTGCGACCTCGGAAACGGCGCTCACCAACGCACTGCTCAAACTCAACACCAATAGTAAAACCTCGCTTGACGCCAATCGGACGGTCGGAGGTCTGGATCTTGCCGGCGGCACACTCCTGACCAAGAGCAACACCTCCGCGGCGGACCTTGCGCCCTACGTCCTCACGACGGGCACGCTCATGAGCACCGGAAACGGCAGCACAATCGGAGTGGACACCGATGTGCTCTCCGGCATCACTCTGCCGCTGCCCCCAGTCGCCGGACTCAATGCAAACGTCTTCGACGTCGACGTAACCCCGCTCGACACACTGCACTCCGGCACGATCGTGCACAGCGCCACAAGCACCATCGCAAACGGGGTGACCTACGCCATGGTCGACAGCTCGGGCAGCGCCCTGCCATCCGGCACCTCGACGATAAGCTTCGGCCAAAACGGCCTCGATCCCGTGGGCGTAAACACCTATGGATACAACGCCCTGCACCAGCGCAACACCGACGGCAGCGGCAACATCGTGCTCAACTACGGGCTGATCTCCATCGCGTCGATACACGCCACCGAGCAAATCATCCTGGACCCGACCGGCTCACTGGACAAGACGCTTGGCGCAAAGCTCACCGGCACCGGAGCGGGCTTTACATTCACTGGCACCGAGACGATCACCCTAGCTCACAGCGGCAACAACTACACCGGCTCAACGCTTGTACGCAGTTCGGCTTGGATCAAAGCTGCGGTGAACAATGTGATAGCGAGCAGCACCAAGGTCACGCTTGCAGACGTTGGCACCGGCTTCGACCTCGGCGGTTATGACCAGACGCTCCAAAACCTAAGTGGTGCTGGCAGCATTCGGCTGGGCGGCAAAACTCTCACAGTGGCCAACACCGGAACCGGCCTGACCCTCTCCGGCGCAATCACCGACAACGGTTTGTCCGGCGGCATCGTGCTTACTGCCGGAAGCGAGTGGACGCTTACCGGAAAAAATACCTATACCGGCCAGACAGCAATCGGCTCCGGCGCGAAATTGCAACTGGGGACAGGCGGCACAAGCGGCATGATAGCCGACGCCAGCGCGGTCGCCAATTCCGGCACACTCGTCATCAACCGCTCGGACGACCTTATCTACGGCGGCGCGGTGACCGGCTCCGGCGTGCTCGTCCAGCGCGGCACTGGCAAGACCACTCTGACTGGCGCGAACCAAATCGGCGGTGGCCTGTTTATTGAAAACGGCACGCTGGAAATCGGGCAGAACGACAGCCGAGGCTGGCAAAGCGAAACGATCGCACCAAACGTCCGGGTGGATGCAACCGCGGCACTCATTTTCAACCGCTCCGGCATGGTGACCTACACCGGCGTGATCAGCGGTGCAGGCGAGGTGCGGACTATCGGAAGTGGCGTGCTCGCGCTAACAAGAGCGCAAACCTACACTGGCGACACCCGTGTCACCGGCGGCACGTTGAGACTCGCCATCGCCAATGCGATCCAGTCCAGCGCCAAGGTGCATCTCACCAACGGCACGCTTGACTTGAACAGTAACCCCCAGCGTATCCAAAACCTCGTAAGCGACAACGGAGTGGTGCGCTACAGTACGGCCAGCGGAACGGCGACGGCATACACCACGCTGATGATCAACGGCAACCTGGAAGGAACGAGCACGCACCTGATGAACGTCGATCTCGTCGGTTCCTTGAGCGACAAGTTGATGGTGCTCGGTCAGGTCAGCGGCACACACTTTGTGCACTTCACGCCGACCACGGATCCGACCTTGCTCAACGACCCGCAGCGCACCTATTCACTTGCAGTGGGTAAGCTGGGTGACGGCAGCACCGCCGTGGTTGAATCCGACGGTATTGAGTCGGGCATGCGCACCTACCAGCTCTACAAGGGCGACGGTGGATTGATCCTGACCGATGAGAATAACTACTACCTGTCCGGCGGCAGCGCGTTGAGCCGCGCGGCTGACGCGATCCTTTTGACCGCTGGAGTCATGGGAACCGACTGGCATTACAGCCTGGATAATGTACACAAACGTATTGGCGAAATCCGAGGGAGTTTCGACGACAGCGGCGCAGTGTGGGTGCGCATGAACAATTACCGTCTCAACGCCGGAGCCGGACTTGGAGGCAGCAGCTTCGAGCAGGACAGCTTCGGGCTGACCGCCGGATGCGACAAGGAGGTCTTCACGGATGGGAAAAACCAGATCATCGCAGGTGGCTACCTCGGTATAAACCAAAGCGCACGCACCTTTGACGAGTATGGGGACGGCAGCACGGGCACGCTCGGCCTTGGTTTCTACGGATTGTGGCTCTACGACAACAGCTGGTTCGCGGACGCGACACTGAGCTTCGGGCGCATGTCTAATGATCTCAACGCGCGCGGAGTTGACGGGCATGTTTCGCGCGGGACGTATTCGCAACGCACGCAAAGCATCTCGATAGAGGTCGGGCGTCGCTTTGCAAAAGGCATTTACTGGGTGGAGCCGAGCATGCAGGCCGCCCTGGCGTGGATCAATGGGACCCAATACACCGTAAGCAACGGCGTGGTCCGCGACATGCGTGTGGATGTGGGGAACTCCGAGGCGTGGCAGTATCGCTGGCAGCTGCGGATAGGTGCTGTTTACGGCAATTGGCAGCCCTACATGAAGCTTGGTTCGGTGAAGAGCGACACGCGCGGAGGAGAGGTCACCGCGGAGGATCGTACTTACGAGCCCTGGTTCGACGGCTGGCGTTTCGAGACGGGAGCCGGGGTGAACTACCTGATCGAAGGGCGCGGACAACTGTATTTAGACTACGAATACAATCATGCAACTAGATACGAGCGTCCCTGGTCGCTGACGCTCGGCTACCGTCACTTCTGGTAA